The genomic interval tgtcttgcaccAGGACATGCTGACTGCCgatcggctggaaagcagcttggctgagaagggcctgggggggtccagggaggcagcatgtagcagcataagccagcagcacgtcctcagggtgaaggcagtccatggcttcctgggctgccttggggagagagcgctggcagcagggcgagggctctgggcctgcaggctctgtgtcagcaggagatgggcctgctaactggtctgctactcatcagatactggcccatcagatggggaggcagaaataacctcacaatcaccttccaagctctgtgccacctgctggcctttccccttcctcagggacatgaggagccacctatgtgggtctcttctctctctctctctctagcagaaaggagacacactgggattgagtcagctttccagctggagatcctggcaagagattccgaaactgcaggcctcagtgaccagctcagtgacactctgccaaatgtgctcacttggacacctgaagggtcagctcccaaatgacccccttagggcagagaggagcatgtggaaaggggaggaacctaattctgagggggttatttgcatcaaacaactccagcttggcacgctgattctcagctcggacccaggaagtgtttcctgctgacttgcaggaaagtgcctgagcatcagctgatgtttctcccagtccaaaagcaatgggctcatttgcttagtcttcagcacagaaagtgagctctgggcagctgagattactactccctgcagcaggcacctctgggagaagtggttttaaaggccaatgattttctgaagaaatactttgtctctggaagtttcccttatttggcccatttgaaaagctaaggactgtggcactgcccctggaaagagcacctctgagtgctccactgtggagagaccatttccttgtgaactgtgtgggtgaagaaagtcccacatgatctgaactgctctctgtggcctcctgctggatgtccgtccCGGGATGTCTGAtttgagcccagggcagggtgcaaggtgcagcagagagccccaaagcagtgaggcctttggcaagatgaaatgaagaccctctcccctcacctgccatatttcactgggttggagggaggttaattggatagttaattaagggctgattgggggatactactgcactataagcaaagagtttctggggtcctgccacacgagaagaaaacagtgtctgcaccaacgatgtaccccacttaggtagaacccccacgtagcctttgctactaggggagagaggcaactgcttatgcCTCTAGCGTAAAAGAAAAAGTGTTgggcagatctcagaggtgttaaattcaagaatctccagcaaggaaccctttctgaaagatgacctcttctactccaaataATCTATGCTGCATGTttagactgtgagatacatatgtGTGGGAtacctggctgcagagcctggcaagagcggaggaaactcaaggcctgaagctgagcgggcagaaggcagccggctgccagcgtgcctggctcatggggccaccagggcagccggggccccagcagacaaggcacctgctcacctcgcggcgctccccacctccccagcctcatggcactccccacgcacaccactgctctctccacacacctcctcccgcacccagaaccaacaccctgggacCACCAAGCCCACACGGTGGGCCAACacaaccaagccagcacatcacctacacatcaaggacaacaagcactctctggtttggggccctgacagtttgggacatggggaagaaCTCAGGTGAGGgcgtctcagctggggacaccagcagaggcagcactcagcagctcttccccctggcccgccagcagggctaatgacaatggcaaggggaggacgggcccttccccagcctccaaggccctgcgaaagccaaacagctgccatgctcagagctgctctgccaacacccttcaggctgcttccagggccacaggtctcagggccccgcaagaggcacggagcaccaccaacggccaggccacggcgtgccgcgtgggcacagcctctctcggagccctccgacaggcagtttttccgaacAGAAGCGACCAaggggaagggccccaaaacacaccaagacccactctccaacccttctgcttgcttctagtcctccagagcttttcagcaggcacttcctctgaacatccagtcaaagcccagagcctgctcccttcccacctccacaaagcagagggcaagtgctctcccaggaggcgcatcacgccagctcttgcctctctcttgtgcctcacgtgccctcaaggccctcaccccacaggcctccctactgaggggccctttggggcttcagggagGCcaacaaaactctttggcaccactccccctctctcgggccgtgctccgacagctcaccaatgaccacacggctgcacgcagacacactcagcagcacagacagggccagtgcaccagccttagacaagcacacttacAACCAGGGACAtggcacaaggcttccactgctctccagcatttgccttgccctgcctcagcaaggccggggatttctctgccaagcaaagcctcgagccaagccagcagctttcagcagtgcgagtgccacatggaaaagccagtgcaggctctgcctccacggtcccccctggcatggcccaggcagagcccgagagcaccagctaagccacccactgaaggagcttggcgtgtggcagagccaagcttctttgtcctcacgtctggtgccaggagctctcctccaaagcagcaccaggcagcagcctgcagcaaggaccacttccctctcttctcttagcaagcacttgagcccctagtgctccactctttggcccctgcatttctcagggctgcaaggacacgaccccatcacggcgtcagcagggagcagtccgaaaaacaagagtggtcacaatgcaaaggctctaggactctccccacctccctcccaaaaaaggagtggcaactctccaagcgctcagggagaaaacaccaaggggaaagggcttccagtgctcagcgtccacaatgcctgcccacaagccggcaggatgcttgcaggacggctgtgctcaccaccactcccttggctccagagactcgcagcaatgcccctagagctctgtggggctcctcactcccacccaaacctcaggccaacaccaccaccttccccgcgtcagcagtgtcagcacctcaccacaccacacctcgcacactcatgcctgcccatgggggctctctcgctgccctgctgcagcacccagagctcaccctgcagcgggacggtgcaggaacttgccgagatggcagctggaaggaagagaggccggggctgcgcatcccttgcaggccacccttgccttgccttccctcctccaaggcactccttgtccagggagatttggcacagggagccatcagccacccttcagagtcctctcccaagaacacacctgcccctctccctagaacacctctccacaaggccttcactcctccaaacaccttccagcatgctaacgcccagccgggaacgagcaactcccacgacctcctgctccttcagccaacactgctgcaagaccaaagctctccccacaaaaagcaaccgagaggaaaggagcgaaaagcatgcctcgtacagctctcagagcaaggagaagcactccctgcactttcgtgtgggtcctggctgcagagcctggcaagagcggaggaaactcaaggcctgaagctgagcgggcagaaggcagccggctgccagcgtgcctggctcatggggccaccagggcagccggggccccagcagccaaggcacctgctcacctcgcggcgctccccacctccccagcctcatggcactccccacgcacagcactgctctctccacacgtctcctcccgcacccacaaccaacaccctggggccaccgcctctccccaccacacgccacccccccactggcacacacctcacccccacccctcccctcacacagcgtggacagccagcacgcccctctgcagcaggcacacacaggccacaccaccacacaggccagcagccaggacaccacccccaaaatgcccccaaaacacacccaggcccactctccagcccttctgtttccttctagtcctccaagaggcagcaacaagcacttcctctgaacatccactcacacctctgctcctgctcccttcccacctccaccaatcaaAGGGCCAAGATATCAATCCCATCTTGGAGACAAACCTCTCCCAACCCCACCTCGCAGCCCCAGCGCAGCTGCTAGGTGCCATACAGCACATCTGGCTcacaggacagctcccctggggcccaggcacctctgtcctatggtcctaagcccgtggcagctcctggaggagagcagccccacacggccagggccagcatgggaacacacctacagacccactcactcccactcctgctctcctgctttgctcccgccccacttataagtcTCTTTTACCCATGTGCTGGAcggtgatgggctgacagagacatccggcaacccaacacaaccctcctcctcttgtcagccagtagcagggcagcactgggggcgatgccatggcaacattgcagacacatgacccagcaggcagctcctccctcccaccatcgttgATGGTGGGTCGGGCACCATGTTGAGGATTATtgaggtttcatgtcctctgtgggcatttccagcaggctcttgagatccccctgggatctggtggacattgcagcctctgggagccaggacccctttcctgccagagccagatccCCAGGGGCGACCCattcccagagacacctgcacctggattgacccccccccccacactaccaggaggggatggagccagccccacaggagcctcggggctcaggacagccccagccccaggacccagcactcctgcctgccccattgtgccctgagccagacgggaccctccagcagggctcttgtggccgcccccagccctgtccagacacccccacagcccacgACCcacaggaaggagttcctcaatcccttacccttggtggagagctgcaggagcactggaaagctagtatccgtggtctgggctaatgttcttggtccagcagtctccatctcgtttggcccctttccttcggctcacctctccctccagggaaaaaggactcacttcctgtctcgtcccccacaattcctctccaatgtgtccctgctcttgtgcctgttgttggggagccccacagtgcagccccactgcctcctgtcctccctccttgctgtggagcagctctgaagggcagcagtggggagtgtgtgagccgtgccctggccttgcagggaagtgagggctctcccatggcaccggggagagacctctctgtgatgcggcacatccccctgtgacctcagcccgtgtcatctcagggctcagtagggcACTGCCATGGAGgtagcacagccagggagagagcagagagacttcccctcatgttctgcaaagcagtcacctccctccccacagttagtttccaaaacttgctgataactccttcaggaacgtgaccagatggtgacaaaggctgtggaaaatctaagatgggtcacggcagaggtcacttctgtgcccctgcaccaagaggtctctgcacagggcagacctgtgtgggaagctggggtttggggctatgtttagggtttgccacttgttaaagatgggatcaaaatcatgtgaggtcaaacagcacaaaagggtggccatgggctgcgatgctttggtgagcctggtgagacaggtttctcccgtgggtcactcttcttgtcaaaggaggatgtaggacaggatgggacaggacgcagccttcctccttcaggcaccaaagcaggctctttgttttgaaaaggcctcagcaaggtttcccagtctgcggtgcttaggagagagatgagatgccagaaaagagcaaataggcccttaacacgcatcatccagagggctttacgtgggaccctgctGCTTCCAGTcctccataaccatgggcaaggctggggagcaaatttggggcagtgttctcatttcccatgaatgttgcccaggctgagcctggggaaagccatttcccatctctggagctcagctgatccttgggcttttcagtgtcacctcagggcagtgcttctcccctggctagaGTCCCTGGCGCCCTgcatccccccccagcaccctggctttcccatgaggctgtacagcacctagtgccctggatctcccacagttttgctcctgggcttctcagcacgtgcccacacactgcagggctgctgtccaggctgcagtgcagagcctggaaggcagtgcaatgcctcaggacctgcaccttggctcattcagaagtgtgtgaagtgaccagctcccagctgtgcagctgctggagtttgacaacGTCCCTACAACCAACCTTCCTTGTCTCtgaatagtctcagggtgactcttgcagaagggaggctccatcccccttgaagactgtcagagaggtggctttccaagtccctgcaaaAGAAAGCCAGatcacagagaacagaggcagcaaacagaggcagcagtttgtgcagcagtgtgtgggctctgcttagaatttctgaggaccttgttggaagttgtaggGGGagagggctttctggggaccccaaGGAACTAGAAGGTGATTGCTGGaaacaggcaaggagagctaggcaaggacaactacaggaggccttaacttctcctgggagcagctgtagctaggtggagctgccgctaaggagctctgttggttgcccctgaggagagggagttggggcctttgctccttgatgagggtgggtcaagcaccctgtgagtcagtgctaggcctATAGAAGAGCAaggcctggagtgcagctcctggagtgcagtgaagagaggccgcagtctgcacagcagggggcaagaaggcacctttgtttccaatcctagtagtgtatgcttgctcagatatgctcatgtcatgctggagaggacattccccagtagctgctggagtcgctgcctcagctgtgtcagaagcttggacgcagagagaccctctgccagcagacgcagctctgcaggggtgagggtgcagggtgtgcttggggcctcttggtgaggcctgggctggcagtcagctctcctgcagcaggtgtgctgttgtggacgagttgtgtcatcaggggaagttccacctgaatctgagggaaaccttcttgcctgtgagagtgacagagccctggcagaggttgcccagagaggttgtggagtctccctccctggagagattgaaaacccacctggacacgatgctgtgcaatgtgcccttcccacacagggcctcctcctcctcctcatcttccctggtggtgtttcctgaagaccttgtactctgccattgaaggACTGCAGTCATGagagtgaccccaccccatctcagttattccaagcatgtggcaatgctgtgacagcttgggcatctccgtttgctcctggctgtgccccaggctgcatatgtctgcatgtatttggagttcagcacctcagctgtggcacggacagaagatttgtcacagggaaacatgttcccaaggaccttctgtaggcaaaggctttgactgcaaggggtgacatgctggcatggatagcaGGTGGTCAATGTGAcagtggaaggaggttcccactaacagagcaaaccctgcagcgcccaaggccagggattaacagagctgggctgtgcaggaatggcaggagaggggttttctTCCTGAgatgattctgcagcaccttgggggcctgtgacagaggtgaagcgatctccaggaaggagaaggttccactaaagaagtccctgggtctgggcagcctgcgatgcagccactctgaggacatcactagcccagtggctgttcatatcatgtggaagggtgagaagaggttcaggggcaggagagccaGAACGGTGGGAGGGTGCAAaaacatgagtggagacctcgatgtgatgtgcctcccatttatgcagcacgcttgaatgcagacaggatggatttggcctaagggctgtggtgggattcagttgtctggacacaggtaggaaatgtgagatgccctggggcacttgtccagcaagcactgaaaaggggccatggtttccctggaggtgccatggtgtatctgctagaagcatgcagttgtgctgcacaccccaagcATCCGACATGGCCCTGTGaggctatttctaggtcatgaaatcaagtgtctgcactgaatgacatgagctgttggtaacagatctggatatgtctcagcttcctcgtgagtgggtgtctAGCATTATTAGGCATCTGGGGTCATTAGAAATGGCCAAAgtaattccccacctggcccccacctgatgctccagaaggatggggGTCTCAGGGtagctccatcagagcaagcagacactggcacatgctttggaccacctctgtctcttccaatgtccccaggtgttggtgtgtgagcaactgactcccactctccatctccagggattacagcgggagcttagacaaggagctcccatgcagacatctctgctgggcacacttcagcctggagaaggggaatcccacctcctgtctgtttgtggagttcaggggAAGAATCTGAATGCCACTGCAGCCCCAGGACTTCTAAACTGGcaggagatgcccagatggactcatctgaatgaaaacctgaaccatggggaaatgaactcccttcttgccccctctcaaggagtcctgcctaggtaagaggcagaaagaggggcttccagagtgaGATGTTTCCCCCTTTAGCAGGTGACCATCCTCTGAGGAGatagattgtaatgctggaatcagtcttccttgagtgttcagagagggaccatcggtgattattttggtctacttcagggaacgtttcccaggaggagggagcccgagggacagagaacttctgcctttaattgggccactgttgctgaaggggtcgAGGCTCCTGAGACGGAAGGAGGTCATGGCactgtggcagcagtgcccatgtgtccagctgtgtgcaggagcagctcctctgccaagagcagcagggctgtgggcactgcctgctgctgctgagaggagctgagagaaggcagagagaagtgaaaggcagtgtggagtgggaggacggctgaCAGTTCACTGTAGAAGACTGTCCCAGCTCTTGACACAGTAaatctctggctgaaggacaacgctactgaggctcctggagggggtcctctgaacccagctcaccccatgacaagctttttaaagatCACTCTCGCGGATTTTCCAGtgtatgggaggaggagatgctttagagcagagattccctggcacactGTCACAGGGACGGGGCATTCTGCTACCCtctcccagggatggctgcagggctgtaagggtgggacatgcacacaagtctgcccagggctgtgattcagagcagtgtcactGCCCTGCAGacaaaggtgaaaaaacaggctgtTTGAAAtcgaaggagctttccttccagggctttctgtttcctgatttgggcagggacaaaaaaggaaagagttttctggtttgggaGGAACTgagactcacaaaccttcacacTCTGAGATCAGGAGGTTTGTGAGAAgactcagcaaaccccttcaaccccatctcaaactccagcagcaccagcatcacctttatgggattcctcagggtttatgtgacctgctccttaggacctgcaagcacagagattcccctggccaagtcccagacctggaagatttctgtacggctgcactgagcccacagagggtgggatggggacgaTGAGCACTGCAAGGGAAAAGGTGTtgggacagagaaagctgccagcagggatAGCTGCAGGTagccgagatgggcagggaatgagaaggaactgctagcagaatcatcatgggaggatggatttgagcaagtcatggtcagtccttCTAACACAAAcagcttcctctgagcaagctccccgtgtctcctctcccacccagcagagcctctgccctgacagccatggagtccagggcatgagctgcctctgcagccagacctccagcagaggagaggggcatctctcctgccacgagTTAATTTTGTGCTGcccaacaaaggggctgagagtgactgcTCTGCAAGCTcactgtctgtgaggcagcatgcccaggtgggcaaggtgaaggcttttgtgagtgccaatctgtctctctctccttgcctccctcggcagcaggatcctggtgctgccccttgtttcccctcctctccatgctgctcctcttcttgctcttgggctctttggggggggcgggggggggttcaGGTGCACTTCAGACACCGATGCTGGAagctgtgcaacagaggggtgtgcatggcagggaggtggccccagcctcctcctgacctgggagctccaggaaatgcagtccgtGGGACTGGGGAATGAGCtgtctctccctgaaggagagcccgtcttcagtcctaacagtcctttgtttccctgtggtgtcctgccaggctgcgagctgccctctcgaaaggcaccgctgtctctcagcttctccctgatagctgacagacctatcaagaagcttcagagatgcagagagtgtggagaaggaggtgggaggctgtaggtgggcagctgcaaagagcgctgagtgtccttggccagaaggggagtgtggagagctgcctgaggtgcctggagaaagggtgaggagtttggagatctgccctttgaaagtgcactcctctgctctcagcaggggctggtttctttAAAGGGTAACATCATCCTCCAGGTGAAAGAGGTGCGAGCACAGGACAGCCTGGGAACAAGGCTAATAAATGAAATGTCCTCACTCTGCCCCAAGTGAcagtggatgctttcctctcaggactcacagcagaaatgctgaggatttctacCTTGAAAGAACACTCCCCAAGGGTGACAGGGGCATCTCAAATCAAattaaagaaggaggaaaattaatccctgaaagtattttctgcaaaactcagacGATGGATATCATTCGACAGAAATTGTTCCCCCCCATTCCCATGTACCCCCTACTGTACAGCCAGGTAGACTCCTgcggagcccatgggcagaggtccctgctcctcccgaCACACTCTGCCAGCCTAAAGCAGAGCTCAAGCAAAGGACCTGCACAGAGATCCTCCcaataaaggagagaggcaatgtggtgtttttaatgagaaatggaacattttatttctttaattgtttatttttaaaattcttttctaacttgtcattgtcttttcttccttggaaaggtccccatgcccagggcagagagcaaaatgtccaacagcagcttcctcaatgagttcctcctcatggcatttgcagacacacgagagctgcagctcttgcacttctcgctcttcctgggcatctacctggctgccctcctggccaacggactcatcatcacagccgtagcctgcgaccaccgcctccacacccccatgtacttcttcctcctccacctcgccctccttgacctgggctccatctccaccactgtccccaaatccatggccaactctctgagggacaccaggaccatttcctatgcaggatgtgctgcccaggtcttttctcttgcccttttcatttcagctgagtattctcttctcactgtcatggcctatgaccgctacgttgccatctgcaaaCCTCTGCACTACGGCaccctcatgggcaccagagcttgtgtcaggatggcagcagctgcctgggccactggttttctccatgctctgctgcacactgcaaacacatttacAATGCCTCTCTGCCAAGgtaatgtcctggaccagttcttctgtgagattccccagatcctcaagctctcctgctcacactcctacctccgggaagtgggggTTTTTGTGTTTAGTGCCTGTTTAatatttgggtgttttgttttcattgtgctgtcctacgtgcagatcttcagagctgtgctgaggatgccctctgagcagggaaggcacaaagccttctccatgtgcctcccgcacctggctgtcgtctccctctttgtcagcacctctTTTTTTGCCTActtgaagcccccctccatgtcctccccagctgtggatctggtggtggccgttctgtactcggtggtgcctccagcagtgaaccccctcctctacagcatgaggaacaaggagctcaaagatGCACTAAACAGATTGattcagctgcttccagttcagcagcactaagctgtCCATTTCTCCTCACAAGCAGTTTCCGATTCATCTCACAAAACTGTTATGCTTTGCACATTCTCTCTGTGATCATCATGTTTGTACACAAGGGTTTGAATTCATtccacttctccagcagcatgaACCCTGTCTTTTTGACTGAGACGCCTGCTGTGAACATCTTTCACTGTATCAGAGCTGGCTTAGgtctaataaaagaggatttcctgtgtGCAATGCTTGAAAGTTGGGCTGTTCTTCCAAAACTGGAGTAAAAAATGTGCTTGAGGACTTCCACCCTGAAAGACCCTGTTGCTTTTCCAAGGGCTCTCTATGGGCTCAAGGCAATGAGCTCAGAGGTGATGTGTTAGGGAaagaaggtgggattcagctgtcacttgtgggtgcccagggctcctggaggtggtcaagtggtatctcccatccgacagggctggagacggatgcctgaccttctcaaaggcagcatggagcctccaggagagcacagggcatctcccagggcactctgtgccttgaggtgggcagtgaatggagcttcacaaagtcaACTGGAGTCATCCACACTTAAAGGGTAAAACCAATGAATATATAGGTGAGTTAGAGCTCTACTATCTcacaagaggcagtggggacccaacaggcacaggaagggagcctggagagtccttcatgtcacctcCAGTGGAAACCATGGGCTAGATCTGGGGacacacctgaacacagcctgagccattggaaatgccctgtgattgctcagagcatCGTCCATGGCCACAGATCCCTTCTCAGGCACGATAATGCCCATccagctgggtctgcttcccaccgtgaCAACCCCAGCCAGCGtggagtcaccccatggccccgtggccccacagcccactccctctgcagagcagcaccaccagcccggggccctgcggggagcacagGGAAGGGTCCAGGAACAGCCaggcaggccagcctggacacactgaggtggggaaaggctctgcggggagcagggaggtccctggagaagaggaaaggagcaattgtgcactggcaaggaggcataaaggaggaagaggaacgtgtttc from Struthio camelus isolate bStrCam1 chromosome 29, bStrCam1.hap1, whole genome shotgun sequence carries:
- the LOC138062787 gene encoding olfactory receptor 14J1-like; protein product: MAYDRYVAICKPLHYGTLMGTRACVRMAAAAWATGFLHALLHTANTFTMPLCQGNVLDQFFCEIPQILKLSCSHSYLREVGVFVFSACLIFGCFVFIVLSYVQIFRAVLRMPSEQGRHKAFSMCLPHLAVVSLFVSTSFFAYLKPPSMSSPAVDLVVAVLYSVVPPAVNPLLYSMRNKELKDALNRLIQLLPVQQH